Part of the Choloepus didactylus isolate mChoDid1 chromosome 10, mChoDid1.pri, whole genome shotgun sequence genome is shown below.
GTCGCCTGTTCCTAGCACAGAACAAGGCACAGCGTAGGTACTCTGCCAACTTAAGTTGTTCACAAATGgtttgaaaatctgatgaaagctATTGATCCCCACCTCCTAACATACCCCCAGCCCCCTACTCAGATTCATGAAatttggcttatggtttcagatATTTCACATACCTCCCCTGAAACTCATCCGTGAATACCAgagcctggcatgtagtaaggaTTCAGATTTTTGTAGTTACTGAATAGAACGTGTGTagttaatcatttttttaatcacTATGTACTTCACAGGAATATCGATATATTAGCAAGTTTTAATCAGGTGCCTGGCAATGTGCCAATCTAATTTAAATCTCCCAACAGCTCAATGAGGGATATATTatttaattcccattttttagatgaggaaattgaggtttaggAGAATTAACTTGCTTTAGATCATTCAACTTTGAATGGACTTTATTAGGGGTCTTCGAGGCACTGCCAATATGTCTGACATTGAAGAAGCCACTAACCAACTCTTAGATGTGAACCTTCATGAGAACCAGAGGTCTATACAGGTGACAGAAAGTGGCCTCAGAAGTGAGTCTGAGTATCTCCGAGTCACCATTGGAGCCACCGTACCTACTGGTTTTGAGCAAACAGCCGCAGATGAAGTGAGAGAGAAATTAGGATCATCATGCAAAATCAGCAAAGACTGGGGCAAGATATATTTCGACATTTCAGTGGAAAGTCTGGCTCAGGTCCATTGTCTGAGATCAGTTGATAACTTATTTGTGGTTGTTGAAGAGTTTAAAGATTACCagttcaaagacaaaaaaaggaagaagttttAAAGGATTTTGAAGACTTGGCTGGGAAGCTTCCATGGTCAGACCCTTTGAAAGTATGGAAAATCAACAccaatttcaagaaaaaaaaaacaaagcgtagaaaaataaatcataattcaAATAAAGGGAAGATTGATACTGGACAAGGAGACAAAATAGATGAGAGAGATGTTAAAAAAGAGTTCACTAAGAACACCTTAGATGCACATATCTTAGACTATTACGAAAATGCAGCCATCAAAGAGGAGATATCAACGTTAGTAGGTGATGATTTGGCATCTTCCAAAGAAGATGAGACTGATGAAAGCTCAAGAGAAGAAACTGAGCCTCAAGTGCTGAAGTTTCGAGTCACATGCAACAGGGCAGGAGAGAAACATTGCTTTACCTCAAATGAGGCTGCAAGAGATTTTGGGGGTGCTGttcaagattattttaaattgaagGCTGACATGACCAACTTTGATGTGGAGGTTCTTTTGAATATCCATGATAATGAAATAGTTGTGGGCATTGCACTGATGGAAGAGAGTCTCCACCGAAGAAATATCACGCATTTTGGACCTACAACTCTTAGATCTACTCTTGCCTATGGGATGCTCAGGCTCTGTGCTCCTCAGCCTACTGACATAATAGTTGATCCGATGTGTGGAACAGGGGCCATACCAATAGAGGGGGCTACTGAATGGTCTAACTATTATCATATTGCTGGTGATAATAATCCATTGGCTGTGAATAGAGCAGCAAATAACATCTCATCTTTATTGACCAAGAACCAAGTTAAAGAAAGCAAACCATCCTGGGGCTTGCCTATAGATGCTGTTCAATGGGATATCTGCAATCTGCCATTGAGAACTGGCTCTGTAGATATTATTGTAACAGATATGCCATTTGGAAAAAGGATGGGCTCCAGGAAAAGAAACTGGAACCTTTATCCAGCTTGCCTATGGGAAATGAGCTGTGTCTGTAGACCTGGCACAGGTCGAGCTGTACTACTTACTCAGGACAAGAAATGCTTCACCAAGGCATTATCCGGAATGGGACATGTATGGCGAAAGGTGCATACTGTCTTGGTGAATATAGGGGGTCTTCATGCTGCCGTTTATCTTCTGAAACGTACTATTCAGGCCTTTGATCATCATTCAGAACAAGATTGAGAAAGAGGAACCCCTTGGTAATGCAAAGAATGAAGATGATGTTGGAAAGGGCTGCATGGAGAACTGGCTTTGAGAGAAAAATAGTGCCTAACTGCACCCTGCTTAACAAAAGGTGTGAATGTTAATGTGATGGAATTGAAGAAAGTCTTATGAGGAAGCAGAGCTTTTCTTTGGAGCTGTTTTGAAAGGGTAGGTAGGCAATGAGTGTTTTTCTTAAAATGCTTTAAAGATGCTTACTAAAAGGCTTTAGAATTTGGATTTGGAACATTATGTTTTTAGACTCTAGCAGTTCCAATTTTCCATCGTAGcgtaaaagaaaggaagagaacatATCAGAGCACCTTAGGCCATATCTCTCGTGTCCATGCAGCTTTGCTTTTCAAGTGCTCAAGTTCTTGTTACCTCGTCCTAAAAAGCATCATTACTTTGTGAAGTGTTTGCCCCACTTACAAGACTACAGGAAAGTTTACCATCTGCCTTAAATATTAAAGTATGCATATTATTCAGATTAATACATAGAACTAAAATAGAGGATAAAATTTAATCCTAGGGATTGCAAAGATACTGAACTGTTAATACAGAGCATTTGTATTTGTAAACAGAAGTAAATTTATAGATAGAAAGATGGTATGGGACCAATAAgccaaattaaaacaaatgtttttctttctataaacAAAAGGTGTGttacttttaaaag
Proteins encoded:
- the LOC119505397 gene encoding LOW QUALITY PROTEIN: THUMP domain-containing protein 3-like (The sequence of the model RefSeq protein was modified relative to this genomic sequence to represent the inferred CDS: deleted 2 bases in 1 codon), with amino-acid sequence MDFIRGLRGTANMSDIEEATNQLLDVNLHENQRSIQVTESGLRSESEYLRVTIGATVPTGFEQTAADEVREKLGSSCKISKDWGKIYFDISVESLAQVHCLRSVDNLFVVVEEFKDYQFKQKKEEVLKDFEDLAGKLPWSDPLKVWKINTNFKKKKTKRRKINHNSNKGKIDTGQGDKIDERDVKKEFTKNTLDAHILDYYENAAIKEEISTLVGDDLASSKEDETDESSREETEPQVLKFRVTCNRAGEKHCFTSNEAARDFGGAVQDYFKLKADMTNFDVEVLLNIHDNEIVVGIALMEESLHRRNITHFGPTTLRSTLAYGMLRLCAPQPTDIIVDPMCGTGAIPIEGATEWSNYYHIAGDNNPLAVNRAANNISSLLTKNQVKESKPSWGLPIDAVQWDICNLPLRTGSVDIIVTDMPFGKRMGSRKRNWNLYPACLWEMSCVCRPGTGRAVLLTQDKKCFTKALSGMGHVWRKVHTVLVNIGGLHAAVYLLKRTIQAFDHHSEQD